One region of Sulfuriroseicoccus oceanibius genomic DNA includes:
- a CDS encoding Rid family hydrolase, with translation MIERQDTKQRMSRIVKHNGTIYLCGQVCKDADAGIAEQTATMLEKVDELLVQAGSDRNHMLSATVYLRDMKDFAAMNEVWDAWVPEGYAPARACVEARMARPELLVEVSVIAAEVVS, from the coding sequence ATGATCGAACGTCAGGATACGAAACAAAGAATGAGCCGGATCGTGAAGCATAACGGCACGATCTACCTTTGCGGCCAGGTTTGTAAGGACGCGGATGCCGGGATTGCCGAACAAACCGCCACCATGCTGGAGAAAGTGGATGAATTGCTGGTCCAGGCCGGATCCGACCGCAACCACATGCTCTCCGCTACGGTCTACCTTCGCGACATGAAGGACTTCGCGGCAATGAACGAGGTGTGGGATGCATGGGTGCCCGAGGGGTATGCTCCGGCACGTGCCTGTGTCGAAGCGCGTATGGCCCGCCCCGAGTTGCTGGTCGAGGTGTCGGTGATCGCTGCGGAGGTTGTCTCGTAG